In the Flavobacteriales bacterium genome, one interval contains:
- a CDS encoding TonB-dependent receptor: protein MDRIILPTKQKALQINLDSDIYGTFAEIGAGQEVVRHFFRAGGASGTIAKAMSAYDKDFSDAIYGKGSDGRYVTEVRLRQMLKQEYGLMVERLDRKKFPTKRFFAFSDTIATINFAKTFKGHGWLGIRFQIEPNTEPSEIVVHIRMHENNARSQQESIGVLGVNLIYGAYYFYRDPKKLLMSLYDNLSREQIEIDMINFLGPMFEKVDNRLMSLQLVKNGMTDAVIFGPDGKNIQPSDLLYKKNILTLRGSFRPVTKVNIDMIKNGYKLFVKTKRVQKEKLQVLFEITLHNLSMDGSLDEQDFIDRADILCSLGQTVLISNYQEYYKLVEYFSRFTKARMGLIMGVNNLLDIFDESYYRDLSGGIMEAFGKLFNRDLKVFLYPYQPNKEEPLLNSKNLKVHPRLKPLYQYLLYNRRIEDIENFDPEILQIFSPAVLSMIREGEPGWEKMIPPYVDNIIKDKKLFGYKPVKEEVESE, encoded by the coding sequence ATGGACCGAATCATTCTCCCGACCAAGCAGAAGGCTCTGCAAATAAACCTCGACTCCGATATCTACGGTACTTTCGCAGAAATCGGGGCGGGACAGGAAGTCGTGCGACACTTCTTCCGCGCCGGTGGCGCCTCCGGGACCATCGCAAAGGCCATGAGTGCCTACGACAAAGACTTTTCCGATGCGATCTACGGGAAAGGTTCAGATGGTCGTTATGTGACCGAGGTTCGTCTGCGTCAAATGCTGAAGCAGGAATATGGCCTCATGGTCGAGCGCCTCGATCGCAAGAAATTCCCGACCAAGCGTTTTTTTGCTTTTTCGGATACCATTGCCACGATCAATTTCGCCAAGACCTTCAAAGGCCATGGATGGCTGGGGATTCGGTTCCAAATTGAGCCGAATACCGAACCTTCAGAGATCGTAGTGCATATTCGCATGCACGAGAATAACGCGCGTTCGCAACAAGAGAGCATTGGAGTACTCGGTGTTAACTTGATCTACGGTGCATATTACTTCTATCGCGACCCCAAGAAGTTACTCATGTCGTTGTACGACAACCTTAGTCGCGAGCAAATCGAGATCGACATGATCAACTTCCTCGGCCCCATGTTCGAGAAGGTCGACAACCGACTCATGAGCTTGCAGTTAGTGAAGAACGGTATGACCGACGCCGTGATCTTTGGACCGGACGGAAAAAACATTCAGCCATCCGATCTACTCTACAAAAAGAATATCCTCACCCTGCGCGGTTCTTTCAGACCCGTGACCAAGGTGAATATCGACATGATCAAGAACGGCTATAAGCTGTTCGTGAAGACCAAAAGAGTTCAAAAAGAAAAGCTTCAGGTACTCTTTGAGATCACGCTTCACAACCTCAGTATGGATGGGTCACTCGATGAGCAAGACTTTATCGATAGAGCCGACATTCTCTGCAGCTTGGGACAAACCGTATTGATCTCCAACTACCAGGAATACTACAAACTAGTCGAGTACTTCTCGCGCTTTACCAAAGCGCGAATGGGACTCATCATGGGTGTGAACAACCTATTGGATATCTTCGACGAAAGTTACTACCGCGACCTCAGCGGAGGTATCATGGAAGCTTTTGGAAAACTCTTCAACCGAGACCTCAAAGTATTCTTATACCCTTATCAACCGAATAAGGAGGAGCCATTGCTCAACAGTAAGAATCTCAAGGTTCACCCGCGCTTGAAGCCGCTTTATCAGTACCTGCTCTACAACCGCCGTATCGAGGATATCGAGAATTTCGACCCCGAGATACTTCAGATTTTCTCTCCGGCCGTACTCAGCATGATTCGCGAAGGAGAACCCGGCTGGGAAAAGATGATACCGCCATACGTCGACAACATCATCAAAGACAAAAAGCTCTTTGGTTATAAGCCCGTAAAGGAAGAAGTAGAGAGCGAATAA
- a CDS encoding DUF368 domain-containing protein — protein MKDLRSFLIVVLKATLMGTGNIIPGVSGGTIALVVDIYEELIDSLRRLDLKALKLLLQGRLSEFNLYVNGRFLLAIIIGIVLSVLVIAQIFDYLFEHYPVFIWSLFFGLILGSVYFIGQRVEKWDLRSKLWLVIGTVVSISLAFLPQAQENDAWWYVLICGAVSISGMTLPGISGSFLLILMGNYELLLIRSVTSFDLPMLSLFIGGSIMGLIGLSNLLAWVLQRFHDQTMALLTGFVLGSLLIIWPWQRPVRTALDANGREIVLLYQRYWPDLSIAHTWVAMGIMFLGLALIFGLEFYAKRQHS, from the coding sequence ATGAAAGACCTCAGATCTTTTCTGATCGTAGTACTGAAAGCTACCCTCATGGGTACGGGAAACATCATTCCCGGCGTCTCGGGAGGTACCATTGCACTAGTCGTCGATATTTATGAGGAGCTCATCGACTCGCTTCGCCGTCTCGACCTCAAAGCCCTTAAATTATTGTTGCAAGGTCGACTTAGTGAATTCAACCTCTACGTCAACGGCAGGTTCTTGCTTGCGATCATTATCGGAATCGTATTGAGCGTTTTGGTCATCGCTCAGATTTTTGATTACCTTTTTGAACATTATCCGGTATTTATTTGGTCGCTGTTCTTCGGGCTAATTTTAGGTTCGGTGTATTTTATTGGACAACGGGTCGAAAAATGGGATCTCAGGTCGAAGCTTTGGTTGGTCATAGGAACCGTCGTGAGTATTAGTCTTGCTTTTTTACCCCAAGCCCAGGAAAATGATGCTTGGTGGTATGTGTTGATCTGCGGAGCTGTGAGTATAAGTGGCATGACACTCCCCGGGATCTCCGGGTCGTTCTTGCTGATTCTCATGGGAAACTACGAGCTGTTGCTTATTCGAAGCGTCACCAGTTTTGACCTTCCGATGCTGAGCCTGTTCATTGGCGGAAGCATTATGGGGTTGATCGGTTTATCGAACCTACTGGCCTGGGTGTTGCAGCGCTTTCACGACCAAACCATGGCCCTCTTGACCGGATTCGTATTGGGTTCGCTATTGATCATTTGGCCCTGGCAACGCCCCGTTCGCACCGCTTTGGATGCCAATGGACGAGAGATCGTTTTGCTGTACCAGCGCTACTGGCCGGATCTGTCAATAGCGCATACTTGGGTAGCCATGGGAATCATGTTCCTCGGATTGGCATTGATCTTTGGATTGGAATTCTACGCTAAAAGGCAACACTCATGA
- a CDS encoding cysteine desulfurase yields MKVYLDNAATTAMAPEVVDAMVSIMRDCFGNPSSTHHKGRETRSKVEMARKQIAKFLNCSPGEIFFTSGGTEADNMAIHCAVRDHGVRRIISSAVEHHAVLHTVDHLGAHGEVEVVHVKLDELGHVDLADLNRLLADSDKKILVSLMHANNEIGNLLPLEEVGRMCRKRGAFFHSDTVQSMAHYSFDLANTEVDFITCAAHKLHGPKGAGFLYIRKGLAQEPFIHGGAQERNMRGGTENVYGIVGLAKAMELAYGDLDGHRKHVEGLKQRAIDGLRAGIEGVRFNGDSANLERSLYTVLNACLPENDASSMLLFNLDILGICVSGGSACSSGSNVGSHVLTAIGSPAERPSVRLSFSRYNTPEEVDYAVDQIVRLYNE; encoded by the coding sequence ATGAAAGTCTATCTCGATAACGCTGCTACTACTGCTATGGCCCCGGAGGTCGTGGACGCGATGGTATCGATCATGCGCGATTGTTTTGGTAATCCGAGTTCAACCCATCACAAGGGGCGCGAAACGCGATCAAAGGTTGAAATGGCGCGCAAACAGATCGCGAAATTCTTGAATTGTAGTCCGGGAGAGATCTTCTTTACATCGGGTGGTACCGAAGCCGATAACATGGCGATCCATTGTGCCGTTCGAGATCACGGTGTGCGTCGCATTATTTCGAGTGCCGTAGAGCACCATGCCGTATTGCATACCGTAGATCACCTCGGCGCTCATGGCGAAGTAGAGGTCGTTCACGTAAAACTCGACGAGCTCGGCCACGTAGATTTAGCTGATCTCAATCGGCTATTGGCCGATAGTGACAAAAAGATCTTGGTAAGCTTGATGCATGCCAACAACGAAATCGGAAACCTACTTCCATTGGAGGAGGTCGGGCGTATGTGCCGTAAACGCGGTGCTTTTTTCCACTCGGATACCGTTCAGTCCATGGCCCATTACAGTTTTGACCTGGCCAATACCGAAGTGGACTTCATTACATGCGCGGCTCATAAACTCCACGGCCCAAAAGGAGCCGGATTCTTGTACATCCGCAAAGGGCTTGCACAAGAGCCGTTCATTCACGGGGGTGCTCAAGAGCGCAACATGCGCGGTGGAACCGAAAACGTTTATGGTATCGTAGGGCTGGCAAAAGCCATGGAGCTCGCTTACGGCGATTTGGACGGGCACCGCAAACATGTTGAGGGACTTAAGCAAAGAGCTATCGACGGATTACGAGCCGGAATCGAAGGCGTTCGTTTCAATGGCGACAGCGCTAATTTGGAGCGCAGCCTCTACACGGTCTTGAATGCCTGTTTACCGGAAAACGATGCGAGCTCGATGCTCCTGTTCAATCTGGATATTCTCGGTATTTGTGTCTCGGGAGGAAGCGCCTGTTCATCGGGAAGTAATGTAGGTTCTCACGTACTAACCGCCATTGGGAGTCCGGCCGAGCGGCCTTCTGTTCGCTTGAGTTTTAGCCGATACAATACTCCTGAGGAGGTCGATTACGCCGTTGATCAGATCGTAAGGTTGTACAACGAATAA
- a CDS encoding DUF368 domain-containing protein produces MRTTKDYIFLTLKGLGMGAADVVPGVSGGTIAFISGIYEELINTLKSIDLNAVKLLFKGKIKDFWKAINGSFLAAVFAGIAISVLSLARVLGYLLENHPVLIWSFFFGLILSSAQPVGRKIQNWNAPVYIATLVGAAIAFYITVATPATTPTALWFVFVSGAIAICAMILPGISGSFILLLLGQYRFILDSISALRADVLAAFLAGCAVGLLSFSRLLSWMFARYHDLTVALLTGFMIGSLNKVWPWKNVLSYRTNSHGEEVPFLEESVLPNSFDGDPQPVVAVALVVVGFALIYYLDRLSTRKSAA; encoded by the coding sequence ATGCGCACTACCAAAGATTATATCTTTCTCACGCTCAAAGGATTAGGTATGGGTGCGGCCGATGTAGTTCCCGGCGTATCGGGCGGAACAATTGCCTTTATTTCGGGCATCTACGAAGAGCTCATCAACACGTTGAAATCCATTGACCTCAATGCCGTGAAACTGCTATTCAAGGGCAAGATCAAGGATTTCTGGAAGGCTATAAACGGCAGTTTTCTGGCGGCTGTTTTCGCCGGAATCGCCATAAGCGTGCTTAGTTTGGCCCGAGTGCTGGGCTATTTACTTGAGAATCACCCGGTCCTGATCTGGTCCTTTTTTTTCGGGCTTATCCTCTCCTCTGCCCAGCCGGTCGGAAGAAAGATCCAAAACTGGAATGCCCCAGTATATATCGCTACACTTGTAGGGGCGGCGATCGCCTTCTACATTACCGTGGCCACACCGGCTACCACACCAACCGCACTTTGGTTCGTGTTCGTCAGCGGTGCCATCGCCATCTGCGCCATGATACTCCCGGGCATCAGCGGGAGCTTCATACTTCTGCTTTTGGGCCAGTATCGTTTCATTCTCGACAGCATTAGCGCCCTACGGGCAGATGTGTTGGCTGCGTTTTTGGCGGGCTGCGCGGTCGGACTCCTAAGTTTTTCGCGATTGCTGAGCTGGATGTTCGCGCGGTATCACGATTTAACGGTAGCCTTGCTCACCGGTTTCATGATCGGTTCGCTCAACAAAGTTTGGCCGTGGAAAAACGTGCTTTCATACCGAACCAATAGCCATGGTGAAGAGGTCCCTTTCTTGGAAGAAAGTGTTTTACCCAATAGTTTCGATGGCGACCCTCAACCGGTGGTTGCTGTTGCCTTAGTTGTCGTCGGATTCGCCCTGATTTACTACCTTGACCGCCTTTCCACGAGGAAATCGGCGGCCTAA
- the aroE gene encoding shikimate dehydrogenase (AroE; catalyzes the conversion of shikimate to 3-dehydroshikimate), which translates to MRRLGLIGHPLTHSFSPRYFEEKWFREGVHGYRYDLFDVEEFPASLADWWQDQEGLIGVNVTIPYKIEVLKEIEKSRQSEHVRVIGAANTLVMDPTDGELRAENTDWRGFLDVLDQEQVLATGRPALILGNGGAARAIRYALERIGVDFGVVHRAAGPDTIEYSALKRQMESYGLIVNTTPLGTYPNDDQYPPIPYDEIDEEHYYFDLVYRPENTVAMKMCALGGAFVQNGYGMLAAQAEYAWEFWREYYR; encoded by the coding sequence ATGAGGAGGCTTGGGCTTATTGGTCATCCGTTGACGCACAGCTTTTCGCCGAGGTATTTCGAAGAAAAATGGTTTCGCGAAGGAGTCCATGGATATCGGTATGATCTTTTCGACGTTGAGGAGTTTCCCGCCTCGTTGGCTGATTGGTGGCAGGACCAAGAGGGGCTTATTGGGGTCAATGTCACCATCCCGTATAAGATCGAGGTACTCAAGGAAATCGAGAAATCTCGGCAAAGCGAGCACGTTCGGGTTATTGGCGCGGCGAACACCTTGGTCATGGATCCGACCGATGGCGAATTGAGGGCCGAGAATACGGACTGGCGTGGGTTCTTGGACGTATTGGATCAGGAGCAGGTTCTCGCCACGGGGCGACCGGCATTAATCCTGGGTAATGGTGGAGCTGCAAGGGCGATTCGCTATGCCTTGGAGCGGATCGGTGTTGATTTCGGAGTTGTGCATCGGGCCGCAGGCCCAGATACCATTGAGTATTCAGCGTTAAAGAGGCAAATGGAAAGTTACGGTTTGATCGTGAATACGACACCATTGGGGACCTACCCGAACGACGATCAATATCCTCCGATTCCCTACGATGAGATCGACGAAGAACACTATTATTTTGACTTGGTTTACAGACCCGAGAATACCGTTGCGATGAAGATGTGTGCCTTGGGCGGAGCGTTCGTTCAGAACGGTTATGGAATGCTTGCGGCGCAGGCTGAATACGCGTGGGAATTCTGGCGTGAATACTACCGATAG
- a CDS encoding tetratricopeptide repeat protein: MDYEEYEATEELIERFEEMLKNDLVVFFDVHEFEALADHYMMTGSLKKALLTTKYGVQQHPNAVSLPLKRAQLLAAYNRTDEALHELNRAEGLDPYNEELYISRGMIFSKKGLAHQAIRMFERALELADTPPADVYMLLGNEYQNLKQYEEAIEFYKLALHEDGEDELALYNIAYCYDLIGNNRYSIEFFQEFLEENPYSEIGWYQYAVSWHNEGILDEALSTVEYSILIDDGFAAAYHEKASILEDMEDYEQAINVYKELIELDSPTGISYLKISNIYKRMGNPRAALVYSIKATHEDPQLDEAWMERGLLLDEIGKLSEGIYFIRKATESMPDNVDYQFICGTSNRKMGFLGEAKENFQKVLDLGHIEPRVWINYADLMIELEEYERAMQLLSKGIELNPEDASLNFTYAGYLFLIGSGEEAAGFLENALHLDSEVGPEFLQHFPLLTENEQVQALLNKYQS; encoded by the coding sequence ATGGACTACGAAGAATACGAAGCGACCGAGGAGTTGATTGAGCGGTTTGAGGAGATGTTGAAGAACGACTTGGTGGTCTTTTTCGACGTTCACGAATTCGAAGCGCTGGCCGATCATTACATGATGACAGGCAGCCTTAAGAAAGCTCTATTAACGACTAAGTACGGCGTACAGCAGCATCCGAATGCGGTGAGTTTACCCTTGAAAAGGGCTCAGCTTTTGGCGGCTTATAACAGGACCGATGAGGCACTGCACGAATTGAATCGTGCGGAGGGGCTAGACCCGTACAACGAGGAGCTATATATTTCGCGCGGAATGATCTTTTCCAAGAAAGGACTTGCTCATCAGGCCATTCGCATGTTCGAACGAGCCTTGGAGCTTGCCGACACGCCACCGGCCGATGTGTACATGCTGCTCGGAAATGAATATCAGAACTTAAAGCAATACGAAGAGGCGATCGAATTCTACAAGCTCGCATTACACGAGGACGGAGAAGATGAGCTCGCATTGTACAATATCGCATACTGCTACGACCTTATAGGCAACAATCGCTACAGCATCGAATTCTTTCAGGAGTTTCTCGAAGAGAACCCCTATTCGGAGATCGGTTGGTATCAATACGCCGTGAGCTGGCATAACGAGGGTATTCTCGACGAAGCTTTGAGCACCGTTGAGTATTCCATATTGATCGACGATGGGTTTGCCGCTGCTTACCACGAAAAGGCCTCGATCCTCGAAGACATGGAGGATTACGAGCAGGCCATCAATGTGTACAAAGAACTCATAGAGCTCGATTCGCCTACGGGCATTTCCTACCTCAAGATCTCGAACATTTACAAGCGTATGGGTAACCCCCGTGCTGCTTTGGTGTACTCAATAAAAGCCACTCACGAAGATCCACAGCTCGACGAAGCTTGGATGGAGCGCGGATTGCTGCTCGATGAAATTGGCAAGCTCTCAGAAGGCATTTACTTCATACGCAAAGCAACGGAGTCGATGCCGGACAATGTCGACTATCAATTCATTTGCGGAACCTCGAATCGCAAAATGGGCTTTTTAGGTGAGGCAAAAGAGAATTTCCAAAAGGTCCTTGACCTCGGACATATAGAGCCTAGAGTTTGGATAAATTACGCCGATCTCATGATCGAACTGGAAGAATACGAGCGCGCCATGCAATTGCTTTCGAAGGGAATCGAATTGAACCCCGAAGATGCCTCGTTGAACTTCACTTATGCGGGCTATCTCTTCCTGATCGGATCGGGTGAAGAAGCGGCCGGATTCCTCGAAAATGCCTTACATTTGGACAGTGAAGTCGGACCCGAATTCCTTCAACACTTTCCGCTGTTGACAGAGAATGAACAGGTTCAGGCCTTGTTGAACAAGTATCAAAGCTAA
- the glmM gene encoding phosphoglucosamine mutase codes for MPLIKSISGIRGTIGGTVSDNLTPVDAVKFASAYGTMIKRQVVSSRPRVVVGRDGRISGPVVQDLVVASLRSVGIDVIDLGLSTTPTVEVAVPLENADGGIILTASHNPIEWNALKLLNSAGEFLDAEAGAEVLRLAEAEDFDYAPVLELGEVEKKNDYIDRHIDRVLKLDGVDVEAIRQADFSIAVDGVNSTGGIAIPRLLEALGVRKVTALYCEPTGHFPHNPEPLAEHLTDLSETVVQEGCDLGIVVDPDVDRLAFISEDGSMFGEEYTLVACADHYLKIHPGNTVSNMSSSRALRDVTEMHGQSYKASAVGEVNVVKAMKETNATIGGEGNGGIILPALHYGRDALVGVALFLTHLAAGGKKMTELRASYPSYFMSKQKIQLAAGMDVDGLLAQMAEKYAELSPTTIDGVKIDFPKEWVHLRKSNTEPIIRVYSESGTAENAKALADRFRTELLALT; via the coding sequence ATGCCTTTAATAAAAAGCATTTCCGGAATCCGCGGCACCATTGGAGGCACTGTTTCCGACAATTTAACCCCTGTAGACGCGGTAAAATTCGCTAGTGCCTACGGCACGATGATCAAGCGACAAGTTGTCAGTTCACGTCCTCGTGTGGTCGTTGGGCGCGACGGCCGAATCAGCGGACCCGTGGTACAAGATCTCGTAGTAGCGAGTTTGCGCTCGGTCGGAATCGATGTGATCGACCTTGGACTCAGTACAACCCCAACCGTGGAGGTCGCCGTGCCCCTCGAAAATGCCGATGGGGGAATCATATTAACAGCGAGTCATAATCCTATTGAATGGAATGCCTTGAAGCTGCTCAACAGTGCGGGCGAGTTCCTGGATGCCGAAGCCGGAGCAGAGGTTCTTCGGCTCGCAGAAGCTGAAGACTTCGATTACGCTCCCGTGCTTGAATTGGGCGAAGTAGAGAAAAAGAACGACTACATCGATCGCCACATCGATCGAGTGCTCAAGCTCGATGGGGTCGATGTAGAGGCCATTCGCCAAGCCGATTTCTCCATTGCGGTCGATGGGGTGAATTCCACGGGCGGAATCGCCATTCCGAGGTTGTTGGAGGCTTTGGGTGTGCGCAAGGTAACGGCTTTGTACTGTGAGCCGACCGGCCATTTCCCGCACAATCCGGAACCCTTGGCCGAGCATTTGACCGACTTGAGTGAAACTGTAGTTCAGGAAGGCTGCGATCTCGGGATCGTGGTAGATCCGGATGTGGATCGACTGGCCTTTATTTCGGAAGACGGTTCCATGTTTGGTGAGGAGTACACCTTAGTTGCTTGTGCCGACCATTATTTGAAGATACATCCGGGAAATACCGTCAGTAATATGTCTTCATCGCGAGCGTTGCGCGATGTCACTGAAATGCACGGACAAAGCTATAAGGCCTCAGCAGTGGGAGAGGTGAATGTGGTCAAGGCCATGAAAGAAACCAATGCCACTATCGGTGGAGAGGGGAATGGAGGCATCATATTACCCGCACTGCACTACGGGCGTGACGCATTAGTTGGCGTGGCCCTGTTCCTTACCCATCTCGCCGCAGGCGGAAAAAAAATGACGGAGCTCCGGGCTTCGTATCCAAGCTATTTCATGAGCAAGCAAAAGATCCAGTTAGCGGCCGGAATGGACGTTGATGGGTTATTGGCGCAGATGGCCGAAAAGTATGCGGAGTTGTCACCAACGACCATCGACGGCGTAAAGATCGATTTTCCGAAAGAGTGGGTACATTTGCGCAAGTCGAATACGGAGCCCATTATTCGGGTGTATTCCGAAAGTGGGACGGCTGAAAACGCGAAAGCACTGGCCGACAGATTCCGTACCGAATTATTGGCCTTAACCTGA
- a CDS encoding DUF349 domain-containing protein produces the protein MTEDKKNIPSEENSEDKSQKEVSAEEVAEAALQQDVESKEESAQEAETEVFASEEVAEDQPQEEVSVKEVSTEVVAEDKPQQDEDIPAKDVSEDNPEKDIAAQDVAEAELQQDVETQEGSTAEVESEARSEADTEDKIESEDKAVADADSGGDTEADTKANAKSKAKAQTESDHDIVAGEEDEDHEDEDEDHEEEDEDHEEEDDEHHEGAVEVPDLEPLSLEELYSLTKELMQEHPVQRIKEHVDQIKHHFFTKAKAERLEKLEAFVADGGKEEDFELEQPIRETFKQLVDTYRKERQAYMKDLEKRLNENLVAREQVIEEIKNLLQSEEKFSETFQHFRELQEKWRSIGPVPRAQNSEIWRTYHHHVENFYDYLRLNEELRDLDFKKNLEHKKQLIARAKELVAMENVHEAFKKLQKLHKEWKEQGGPVAKEHRDTTWDEFSELTKQIHDKRHAHYDELQEHWEENLKLREKICEKIEEASRAELKSHGKWQAKIKEVRAYAEAFRAAGRVPKGKSSEIWNRFREALRLFNHAKNEFYKELKDKYKGNLEDRKKLIDAAEAIKDSDDWKGTAEKLKRLQRDWKKIGPVAHADNQKTWRRFHDACDHFFTKRKEHFAEQDKEYEDNYAAKEKLISELEAYEPGANAGEAVAKLKEFMAQWREIGFVPRSKMGIDKNWKQLVDMKFDQLKLSGKEKSSARFKNKIEILAAKGGRDLNREKSQLKRDLNSAQDELRTLEANIQMLSPTGNKDNPLVAQVEKSIAAQKDKIQKLKDKMKLIREVEKSEGSK, from the coding sequence ATGACGGAAGACAAGAAAAATATTCCTTCGGAGGAGAATTCTGAGGATAAATCTCAGAAGGAGGTATCTGCGGAGGAAGTTGCTGAAGCTGCGCTTCAGCAGGATGTGGAGTCCAAGGAAGAATCTGCTCAAGAGGCCGAAACTGAAGTTTTTGCCTCGGAGGAGGTTGCTGAGGACCAGCCACAAGAGGAAGTTTCTGTGAAGGAGGTTTCTACGGAGGTCGTTGCTGAGGACAAGCCACAGCAAGACGAAGACATTCCTGCGAAGGATGTTTCTGAGGACAATCCTGAGAAGGACATTGCAGCGCAGGACGTTGCTGAAGCAGAGCTTCAGCAGGATGTGGAAACTCAGGAAGGTTCGACTGCTGAGGTAGAATCTGAGGCTCGCTCAGAGGCTGATACGGAAGATAAAATTGAAAGCGAAGATAAGGCTGTCGCTGATGCTGATTCAGGTGGCGATACCGAAGCTGATACTAAGGCTAATGCTAAGTCAAAGGCTAAAGCTCAAACAGAATCAGACCACGACATCGTAGCCGGAGAGGAAGATGAGGATCACGAAGATGAGGACGAGGATCACGAGGAAGAGGACGAGGATCACGAGGAAGAGGACGACGAGCACCACGAGGGTGCCGTGGAGGTGCCTGATTTAGAGCCTCTTTCATTAGAAGAGCTTTATTCGCTTACCAAAGAATTGATGCAGGAGCATCCTGTGCAACGAATCAAAGAGCACGTAGATCAGATCAAGCACCATTTCTTTACGAAGGCCAAAGCGGAGCGACTAGAGAAACTCGAAGCGTTCGTAGCCGATGGCGGAAAGGAAGAGGACTTTGAATTGGAGCAGCCCATTCGCGAGACTTTTAAGCAGCTGGTCGACACCTACCGCAAGGAGCGCCAAGCGTATATGAAGGATCTCGAGAAGCGTTTAAACGAGAATTTAGTCGCTCGTGAACAGGTGATCGAAGAGATCAAAAACCTGTTACAAAGTGAGGAGAAATTTTCTGAGACCTTCCAGCATTTTCGTGAGCTACAAGAAAAATGGCGAAGTATTGGGCCGGTACCCAGAGCCCAGAATAGTGAGATTTGGCGTACCTATCACCACCATGTAGAGAATTTCTACGATTACTTGCGTTTGAATGAAGAGCTGCGAGATCTGGACTTTAAGAAGAACTTGGAGCACAAGAAGCAATTGATCGCTCGAGCCAAGGAGCTCGTAGCCATGGAAAACGTCCACGAGGCGTTCAAAAAGCTACAAAAGCTCCACAAGGAATGGAAGGAACAAGGTGGACCGGTTGCTAAAGAACATCGCGACACCACTTGGGATGAGTTCAGTGAGCTTACGAAGCAGATACACGACAAGCGACACGCTCATTACGACGAGCTACAAGAGCACTGGGAAGAGAACTTAAAGTTGCGCGAAAAGATCTGTGAAAAGATCGAGGAGGCGTCAAGAGCCGAATTGAAATCGCACGGCAAATGGCAAGCGAAGATCAAAGAAGTTCGAGCATACGCCGAAGCTTTTAGAGCGGCGGGACGAGTTCCTAAAGGTAAGAGCTCGGAGATCTGGAATCGTTTCCGCGAAGCCCTTCGCTTGTTCAACCACGCAAAGAATGAGTTCTATAAAGAGCTGAAAGACAAGTACAAAGGCAATTTAGAAGATCGTAAAAAGCTCATCGATGCCGCTGAGGCCATCAAGGACAGCGACGACTGGAAAGGTACCGCCGAAAAGCTAAAGCGCTTGCAGCGCGATTGGAAGAAGATCGGTCCTGTCGCACATGCGGACAATCAAAAGACGTGGAGGCGGTTCCACGATGCTTGCGACCATTTCTTTACGAAGCGCAAAGAACACTTTGCCGAACAGGATAAAGAATACGAGGACAACTACGCAGCCAAAGAGAAGCTCATATCGGAGTTAGAAGCTTATGAGCCGGGGGCAAACGCCGGTGAAGCTGTAGCTAAACTCAAGGAGTTCATGGCCCAATGGCGCGAGATCGGTTTTGTACCGCGAAGTAAAATGGGGATCGATAAGAACTGGAAACAGTTGGTGGACATGAAATTCGACCAGTTAAAACTCAGTGGTAAGGAAAAGAGTTCGGCTCGCTTCAAGAACAAGATCGAGATCCTCGCCGCTAAAGGTGGTCGCGACCTCAATCGCGAGAAAAGCCAACTTAAGCGCGACCTAAATTCGGCTCAAGACGAATTGCGAACTCTGGAAGCCAATATTCAAATGCTTTCTCCAACGGGCAACAAGGACAATCCATTGGTGGCTCAGGTTGAGAAAAGCATTGCAGCACAGAAAGATAAGATCCAGAAGCTTAAAGATAAGATGAAGCTCATTCGAGAAGTTGAAAAGAGCGAAGGCTCCAAGTAA
- a CDS encoding rhodanese-like domain-containing protein — MLNELAPEDLLRMLERNEKVHLIDIREDYEFEDGHLPCIHMPMETVFERADELPRDIPVVIYCQSSKRSSAMAYMLNREKGLQNVFSVRGGYKAIAELAS, encoded by the coding sequence ATGCTGAACGAACTGGCCCCTGAAGATCTGCTCCGGATGCTGGAACGGAACGAAAAGGTGCATCTCATCGATATCCGTGAAGATTACGAATTCGAAGACGGGCACCTCCCCTGCATACATATGCCCATGGAAACTGTTTTTGAGCGAGCCGATGAGCTTCCTCGCGACATTCCAGTAGTGATCTACTGCCAGTCGAGCAAGCGCAGCAGCGCAATGGCTTATATGCTCAATCGCGAAAAGGGGCTTCAAAACGTATTTTCGGTACGCGGCGGCTACAAAGCCATTGCTGAACTAGCGAGCTAA